From the genome of Lotus japonicus ecotype B-129 chromosome 6, LjGifu_v1.2, one region includes:
- the LOC130726163 gene encoding uncharacterized protein LOC130726163: MAGLGKIEEDDDARRIRLKEEWLLRREQEESEEEEFEEVEEEEEEFEEEESPVVKAPAPVAVFVPKSERHTIAERERLEAEQRALEEVRIRRLEERRLETKQMILVQEIHIITTTTDNTDEEEEEDDDDDVNEAEEYEAWKVREIGRIRRVREDREAILKEKQETQRLRNMSEEERIREWQIRNKNPKQKKKNNNKWRFMQRYYHSGAFFQDQLDTIMLHDFSAPTGQDKMDKTILPSVMQVKRFGLRGRSKWTHLINEDTTTTHHPTWTCNHQSIPKRRKLMSAYSYKPHLDAQ; encoded by the coding sequence ATGGCTGGTTTGGGAAAGattgaagaggatgatgatgctCGAAGGATACGGCTGAAAGAGGAGTGGCTTCTTCGAAGGGAACAAGAAGAATCGGAGGAAGAGGAATttgaggaggtggaggaggaggaagaggaatttgaggaagaagaatctCCGGTGGTGAAGGCTCCGGCTCCGGTGGCTGTGTTTGTTCCCAAGTCAGAGAGACATACCATTGCTGAGCGTGAGCGTCTTGAGGCAGAACAACGGGCCCTTGAGGAAGTAAGGATAAGGAGATTGGAAGAAAGGAGACTTGAGACAAAGCAGATGATTCTTGTTCAAGAAATCCACATTATTACTACTACGACGGATAatactgatgaagaagaagaagaagatgatgatgatgatgtcaaTGAGGCAGAGGAGTATGAAGCCTGGAAAGTGCGAGAGATTGGTAGGATCAGGAGGGTTAGGGAGGATAGGGAGGCAATCTTGAAGGAGAAACAAGAGACTCAGAGGTTAAGGAACATGTCTGAGGAAGAGAGAATCAGAGAATGGCAAATTAGGAACAAGAATCcaaagcagaagaagaagaacaacaacaagtggAGATTTATGCAGAGATACTACCATTCTGGTGCTTTCTTCCAGGACCAACTTGACACTATTATGTTGCACGATTTTTCTGCTCCAACTGGGCAAGATAAGATGGACAAGACTATATTACCTAGTGTTATGCAAGTCAAACGCTTCGGCCTTAGGGGAAGAAGTAAGTGGACTCATCTCATCAATGAGGACACTACTACTACTCATCACCCCACCTGGACTTGCAATCATCAAAGTATACCAAAACGCAGAAAATTGATGT